Proteins from a single region of Macrotis lagotis isolate mMagLag1 chromosome 2, bilby.v1.9.chrom.fasta, whole genome shotgun sequence:
- the RPS8 gene encoding small ribosomal subunit protein eS8, giving the protein MGISRDNWHKRRKTGGKRKPYHKKRKYELGRPPANTKIGPRRIHTVRVRGGNKKYRALRLDVGNFSWGSECCTRKTRIIDVVYNASNNELVRTKTLVKNCIVLIDSTPYRQWYESHYALPLGRKKGAKLTPEEEEILNKKRSKKIQKKYEERKKNAKISSLLEEQFQQGKLLACIASRPGQCGRADGYVLEGKELEFYLRKIKARKGK; this is encoded by the exons ATGG GGATCTCCCGGGACAACTGGCACAAGCGCCGCAAGACCGGGGGCAAGCGCAAGCCCTACCACAAGAAGCGCAAGTACGAGCTGGGCCGGCCGCCCGCCAACACCAAG ATCGGGCCCCGCCGCATCCACACCGTGCGAGTCCGCGGAGGCAACAAGAAGTACCGGGCGCTGCGGCTGGACGTGGGCAACTTCTCCTGGGGCTCCGAGT GCTGCACCCGAAAAACCAGGATTATCGATGTCGTCTACAATGCGTCCAACAACGAGCTGGTGCGGACCAAGACGCTGGTGAAGAACTGCATCGTGCTCATCGACAGCACCCCGTACCGCCAGTGGTATGAGTCCCACTACGCGCTGCCCCTGGGCCGCAAGAAGGGAGCAAAACTG ACTCCTGAGGAGGAggagattttaaataaaaagcgCTCAAagaagatccagaagaaatatgaggagaggaagaagaatgcaAAGATCAGCTCACTTCTAGAGGAACAGTTCCAGCAGGGCAAGCTCCTTG CCTGCATCGCATCGAGGCCAGGCCAGTGTGGCCGAGCAGACGGCTATGTGCTAGAGGGCAAAGAGCTTGAATTCTACCTAAGGAAGATCAAAGCCCGAAAGGGCAAATAA